In the Papio anubis isolate 15944 chromosome 15, Panubis1.0, whole genome shotgun sequence genome, one interval contains:
- the LIG4 gene encoding DNA ligase 4 isoform X1 produces MAASPPSQTVASHVPFADLCSTLERIQKSRGRAEKIRHFREFLDSWRKFHDALHKNQKDVTDSFYPAMRLILPQLERERMAYGIKETMLAKLYIELLNLPRDGKDALKLLNYRTPTGTHGDAGDFALIAYFVLKPRCLQKGSLTIQQVNDLLDSVASNNSAKRKDLIKKSLLQLITQSSALEQKWLIRMIIKDLKLGVSQQTILSVFHNDAVELHNVTTDLEKVCRQLHDPSVGLSDISITLFSAFKPMLAAIADIEHIEKDMKHQSFYIETKLDGERMQMHKDGDVYKYFSRNGYNYTDQFGASPTEGSLTPFIHNAFKTDIQICILDGEMMAYNPNTQTFMQKGIKFDIKRMVEDSDLQTCYCVFDVLMVNNKKLGHETLRKRYEILSSIFTPIPGRIEIVQKTQAHTKNEVIDALNEAIDKREEGIMIKQPLSIYKPDKRGEGWLKIKPEYVTGLMDELDILIVGGYWGKGSRGGMMSHFLCAVAEKPPPGEKPSVFHTLSRVGSGCTMKELYDLGLKLAKYWKPFHKKAPPSSILCGTEKPEVYIEPCNSVIVQIKAAEIVPSDMYKTGCTLRFPRIEKIREDKEWHECMTLDDLEQLRGKASGKLASKHLFVGGDDGPQEKKRKAAPKMKKVIGIIEHLKAPNLTNVNKISNIFEDVEFCVMSGTDSQPKPDLENRIAELGGYIVQNPGPDTYCVIAGSKNIRVKNIILSNKHDVVKPAWLLECFKTKSFVPWQPRFMIHMCPSTKEHFAREYDCYGDSYFVDTDLNQLKEVFSGIKNSYEQTPEEMASLIADLEYRYSWDCSPLSMFRRHTVYLDLYVVINDLSTKTEGTRLAIKALELRFHGAKVVSCLAEGVSHVIIGEDHSRVADFKAFRRTFKRKFKILKESWVTDSIDRCELQEENQYLI; encoded by the coding sequence ATGGCTGCCTCACCACCTTCACAAACTGTTGCATCTCACGTTCCTTTTGCAGATTTGTGTTCAACTTTAGAACGAATACAGAAAAGTAGAGGACGTGCAGAAAAAATCAGACACTTCAGGGAATTTTTAGATTCTTGGAGAAAATTTCATGATGctcttcataagaaccaaaaagaTGTCACAGACTCTTTTTATCCAGCAATGAGACTAATTCTTCCTCagctagaaagagagagaatggccTATGGAATTAAAGAAACTATGCTTGCTAAGCTTTATATTGAGTTGCTTAATTTACCTAGAGATGGAAAAGATGCCCTCAAACTTTTAAACTACAGAACACCCACTGGAACTCATGGAGATGCTGGAGACTTTGCATTGATTGCATATTTTGTGTTGAAGCCAAGATGTTTACAGAAAGGAAGTTTAACCATACAGCAAGTAAACGACCTTTTAGACTCAGTTGCCAGCAATAATTCTGCTAAAAGAAAAGACCTGATAAAAAAGAGCCTTCTTCAACTTATAACTCAGAGTTCAGCACTTGAGCAAAAGTGGCTTATACGGATGATCATAAAGGATTTAAAGCTTGGTGTTAGTCAGCAAACTATCTTATCTGTTTTTCATAATGATGCTGTTGAGTTGCATAATGTCACTACAGATCTGGAAAAAGTCTGTAGGCAACTGCATGATCCTTCTGTAGGACTCAGTGATATTTCTATcactttattttctgcctttaaaCCAATGCTAGCTGCTATTGCAGATATTGAGCACATTGAGAAGGATATGAAACATCAGAGTTTCTACATAGAAACCAAGCTAGATGGTGAACGTATGCAAATGCACAAAGATGGAGATGTATATAAATACTTCTCCCGAAATGGATATAACTATACTGATCAGTTTGGTGCTTCTCCTACTGAAGGTTCTCTTACCCCATTCATTCATAATGCATTCAAAACAGATATACAAATCTGTATTCTTGATGGTGAGATGATGGCCTATAATCCTAATACACAAACTTTCATGCAAAAGGGAATTAAGTTTGATATTAAAAGAATGGTAGAAGATTCTGATCTGCAAACTTGTTATTGTGTTTTTGATGTATTGATggttaataataaaaaactagGGCATGAGACTCTGAGAAAGAGGTATGAAATTCTTAGTAGTATTTTTACACCAATTCCAGGTAGAATAGAAATAGTGCAGAAAACACAAGCTCATACTAAGAATGAAGTAATTGATGCACTGAATGAAGCAATAGATAAAAGAGAAGAgggaatcatgataaaacaaccTCTATCCATCTACAAGCCAGACAAAAGAGGTGAAGGGTGGTTAAAAATTAAACCAGAGTATGTCACTGGACTAATGGATGAATTGGACATTTTAATTGTTGGAGGATATTGGGGTAAAGGATCACGGGGTGGAATGATGTCTCATTTTTTGTGTGCAGTAGCAGAGAAGCCCCCTCCTGGTGAGAAGCCATCTGTGTTTCATACTCTCTCTCGTGTTGGCTCTGGCTGCACCATGAAAGAACTGTATGATCTGGGTTTGAAATTGGCCAAGTATTGGAAGCCTTTTCATAAAAAAGCTCCACCAAGTAGCATTTTATGTGGAACAGAGAAGCCAGAAGTGTACATTGAACCTTGTAATTCTGTCATTGTTCAGATTAAGGCAGCAGAGATCGTACCCAGTGATATGTATAAAACTGGCTGCACCTTGCGTTTTCCACGAATTGAGAAGATAAGAGAAGACAAAGAGTGGCATGAGTGCATGACCCTGGACGACCTAGAACAACTTAGGGGGAAAGCATCTGGTAAGCTCGCATCTAAACACCTTTTTGTAGGTGGTGATGATGGACCACAAGAAAAAAAGCGAAAAGCTGCTCCAAAGATGAAGAAAGTTATTGgaattattgagcacttaaaagCACCTAACCTTACTAACGTTAAcaaaatttctaatatatttgaaGATGTGGAGTTTTGTGTTATGAGTGGAACAGATAGCCAGCCAAAGCCTGACCTGGAGAACAGAATTGCAGAACTTGGTGGTTATATAGTGCAAAATCCAGGCCCAGACACATACTGTGTAATTGCAGGGTCTAAGAACATCAGagtgaaaaacataattttgtcAAATAAACATGATGTTGTCAAGCCTGCATGGCTTTTAGAATGTTTTAAGACCAAAAGCTTTGTGCCATGGCAGCCTCGCTTTATGATTCATATGTGCCCATCAACCAAAGAACATTTTGCCCGTGAATATGATTGCTATGGTGATAGTTATTTCGTTGATACAGACTTGAACCAACTGAAGGAAGTATTCTCAGGAATTAAAAATTCTTACGAGCAGACTCCTGAAGAAATGGCTTCTTTGATTGCTGATTTAGAATATCGATATTCCTGGGATTGCTCTCCTCTCAGTATGTTTCGACGCCACACCGTTTATTTGGACTTGTATGTTGTTATTAATGACCTGAGTACCAAAACTGAGGGGACAAGGTTAGCTATTAAAGCCTTGGAGCTTCGGTTTCATGGAGCAAAGGTAGTTTCTTGTTTAGCTGAGGGAGTGTCTCATGTAATCATTGGGGAAGATCATAGTCGTGTTGCAGATTTTAAAGCTTTTAGAAGAACTTTTAAGAGAAAGtttaaaatcctaaaagaaagTTGGGTAACTGATTCAATAGATAGGTGTGAATTACAAGAAGAAAACCAGTATTTGATTTAA
- the LIG4 gene encoding DNA ligase 4 isoform X2 produces MAIPQETIKISFYSWDSLVHRGNGACRRPDLCSTLERIQKSRGRAEKIRHFREFLDSWRKFHDALHKNQKDVTDSFYPAMRLILPQLERERMAYGIKETMLAKLYIELLNLPRDGKDALKLLNYRTPTGTHGDAGDFALIAYFVLKPRCLQKGSLTIQQVNDLLDSVASNNSAKRKDLIKKSLLQLITQSSALEQKWLIRMIIKDLKLGVSQQTILSVFHNDAVELHNVTTDLEKVCRQLHDPSVGLSDISITLFSAFKPMLAAIADIEHIEKDMKHQSFYIETKLDGERMQMHKDGDVYKYFSRNGYNYTDQFGASPTEGSLTPFIHNAFKTDIQICILDGEMMAYNPNTQTFMQKGIKFDIKRMVEDSDLQTCYCVFDVLMVNNKKLGHETLRKRYEILSSIFTPIPGRIEIVQKTQAHTKNEVIDALNEAIDKREEGIMIKQPLSIYKPDKRGEGWLKIKPEYVTGLMDELDILIVGGYWGKGSRGGMMSHFLCAVAEKPPPGEKPSVFHTLSRVGSGCTMKELYDLGLKLAKYWKPFHKKAPPSSILCGTEKPEVYIEPCNSVIVQIKAAEIVPSDMYKTGCTLRFPRIEKIREDKEWHECMTLDDLEQLRGKASGKLASKHLFVGGDDGPQEKKRKAAPKMKKVIGIIEHLKAPNLTNVNKISNIFEDVEFCVMSGTDSQPKPDLENRIAELGGYIVQNPGPDTYCVIAGSKNIRVKNIILSNKHDVVKPAWLLECFKTKSFVPWQPRFMIHMCPSTKEHFAREYDCYGDSYFVDTDLNQLKEVFSGIKNSYEQTPEEMASLIADLEYRYSWDCSPLSMFRRHTVYLDLYVVINDLSTKTEGTRLAIKALELRFHGAKVVSCLAEGVSHVIIGEDHSRVADFKAFRRTFKRKFKILKESWVTDSIDRCELQEENQYLI; encoded by the exons ATGGCAATCCCGCAGGAAACCATCAAGATCTCATTTTACAGCTGGGATTCCCTGGTTCACAGAGGTAACGGAGCTTGCCGGAGACCAG ATTTGTGTTCAACTTTAGAACGAATACAGAAAAGTAGAGGACGTGCAGAAAAAATCAGACACTTCAGGGAATTTTTAGATTCTTGGAGAAAATTTCATGATGctcttcataagaaccaaaaagaTGTCACAGACTCTTTTTATCCAGCAATGAGACTAATTCTTCCTCagctagaaagagagagaatggccTATGGAATTAAAGAAACTATGCTTGCTAAGCTTTATATTGAGTTGCTTAATTTACCTAGAGATGGAAAAGATGCCCTCAAACTTTTAAACTACAGAACACCCACTGGAACTCATGGAGATGCTGGAGACTTTGCATTGATTGCATATTTTGTGTTGAAGCCAAGATGTTTACAGAAAGGAAGTTTAACCATACAGCAAGTAAACGACCTTTTAGACTCAGTTGCCAGCAATAATTCTGCTAAAAGAAAAGACCTGATAAAAAAGAGCCTTCTTCAACTTATAACTCAGAGTTCAGCACTTGAGCAAAAGTGGCTTATACGGATGATCATAAAGGATTTAAAGCTTGGTGTTAGTCAGCAAACTATCTTATCTGTTTTTCATAATGATGCTGTTGAGTTGCATAATGTCACTACAGATCTGGAAAAAGTCTGTAGGCAACTGCATGATCCTTCTGTAGGACTCAGTGATATTTCTATcactttattttctgcctttaaaCCAATGCTAGCTGCTATTGCAGATATTGAGCACATTGAGAAGGATATGAAACATCAGAGTTTCTACATAGAAACCAAGCTAGATGGTGAACGTATGCAAATGCACAAAGATGGAGATGTATATAAATACTTCTCCCGAAATGGATATAACTATACTGATCAGTTTGGTGCTTCTCCTACTGAAGGTTCTCTTACCCCATTCATTCATAATGCATTCAAAACAGATATACAAATCTGTATTCTTGATGGTGAGATGATGGCCTATAATCCTAATACACAAACTTTCATGCAAAAGGGAATTAAGTTTGATATTAAAAGAATGGTAGAAGATTCTGATCTGCAAACTTGTTATTGTGTTTTTGATGTATTGATggttaataataaaaaactagGGCATGAGACTCTGAGAAAGAGGTATGAAATTCTTAGTAGTATTTTTACACCAATTCCAGGTAGAATAGAAATAGTGCAGAAAACACAAGCTCATACTAAGAATGAAGTAATTGATGCACTGAATGAAGCAATAGATAAAAGAGAAGAgggaatcatgataaaacaaccTCTATCCATCTACAAGCCAGACAAAAGAGGTGAAGGGTGGTTAAAAATTAAACCAGAGTATGTCACTGGACTAATGGATGAATTGGACATTTTAATTGTTGGAGGATATTGGGGTAAAGGATCACGGGGTGGAATGATGTCTCATTTTTTGTGTGCAGTAGCAGAGAAGCCCCCTCCTGGTGAGAAGCCATCTGTGTTTCATACTCTCTCTCGTGTTGGCTCTGGCTGCACCATGAAAGAACTGTATGATCTGGGTTTGAAATTGGCCAAGTATTGGAAGCCTTTTCATAAAAAAGCTCCACCAAGTAGCATTTTATGTGGAACAGAGAAGCCAGAAGTGTACATTGAACCTTGTAATTCTGTCATTGTTCAGATTAAGGCAGCAGAGATCGTACCCAGTGATATGTATAAAACTGGCTGCACCTTGCGTTTTCCACGAATTGAGAAGATAAGAGAAGACAAAGAGTGGCATGAGTGCATGACCCTGGACGACCTAGAACAACTTAGGGGGAAAGCATCTGGTAAGCTCGCATCTAAACACCTTTTTGTAGGTGGTGATGATGGACCACAAGAAAAAAAGCGAAAAGCTGCTCCAAAGATGAAGAAAGTTATTGgaattattgagcacttaaaagCACCTAACCTTACTAACGTTAAcaaaatttctaatatatttgaaGATGTGGAGTTTTGTGTTATGAGTGGAACAGATAGCCAGCCAAAGCCTGACCTGGAGAACAGAATTGCAGAACTTGGTGGTTATATAGTGCAAAATCCAGGCCCAGACACATACTGTGTAATTGCAGGGTCTAAGAACATCAGagtgaaaaacataattttgtcAAATAAACATGATGTTGTCAAGCCTGCATGGCTTTTAGAATGTTTTAAGACCAAAAGCTTTGTGCCATGGCAGCCTCGCTTTATGATTCATATGTGCCCATCAACCAAAGAACATTTTGCCCGTGAATATGATTGCTATGGTGATAGTTATTTCGTTGATACAGACTTGAACCAACTGAAGGAAGTATTCTCAGGAATTAAAAATTCTTACGAGCAGACTCCTGAAGAAATGGCTTCTTTGATTGCTGATTTAGAATATCGATATTCCTGGGATTGCTCTCCTCTCAGTATGTTTCGACGCCACACCGTTTATTTGGACTTGTATGTTGTTATTAATGACCTGAGTACCAAAACTGAGGGGACAAGGTTAGCTATTAAAGCCTTGGAGCTTCGGTTTCATGGAGCAAAGGTAGTTTCTTGTTTAGCTGAGGGAGTGTCTCATGTAATCATTGGGGAAGATCATAGTCGTGTTGCAGATTTTAAAGCTTTTAGAAGAACTTTTAAGAGAAAGtttaaaatcctaaaagaaagTTGGGTAACTGATTCAATAGATAGGTGTGAATTACAAGAAGAAAACCAGTATTTGATTTAA